GCCCGTCGTCAGCGGGCACAATCAATATTGGCTGTGGGGGCCGCGCGGGCATGACGGCAGCGTCGTCATCGACGTCGCGGGCGACTGCGGCGCGAAGCAGCACCTGTTCGCAAGCGGGGTGAAAGCGGCGACGTTCTCGGCGCCGTACGTCATGCCGTACGAGGACGGAATCCCGATCATGGTCTGCCGCGGGTTGAAGATACCGATAGCCACCCTGTGGCTGAGTCTCAAGCACTACGAATGAAAGGCCGTGGCGGTCGAGCTAAAGCTCGACCGCTCCCTAATCTCCAAAAAGGCCGCGGCGGTTGAGCTAAAGCTCGACCGCTCCCTAATCTCCAAAAAGGCCGTGGCGGTCGAGCTAAAGCTCGACCGCTCCCTTATCTCTAACAAGAACCGCGGCGCTCTATCTGATCTTGGTCGTGTAGTGGATCTCGAACGTCCTGTACGGCAGGTGGAATAGCTCCGTTGCACCGGCGCCGAAGTATTGCTGATAATCCGACGCTTGGGCGAAGTGATTGAGCGGGAGCGGTACTCCCAACCCCACCATGTTGCGGAAGTCGGCGTCTTGGTTGAACAGATTGTCGAAGTCGACCGAAACCGTCGAATTGCCGAGCGGTTTTGATATGTCCAAATTCGAGTATGAATATGCAGGCAAGTTGTTGGAATTGTTCACGGAGTAGTGGTACGTGTCGATCCGCGCTTCGAGCGATCCCCCGAACGTGTAGTCGAAGGAGTACGAGTACTTGTGGAGCGGCACGTTCGGCAGCTGCGAGCCGGGGATGAAGAAGAGCGATCCGCCGTCAGCCGGATTGACGAGCGACGGGTCGTTCGACTGCAAGAAGCTCGACTGCGTGTCGTACGAGTAGTCGGTGAAGAAGCGCGTCGACCAGCGCTGGCGCCCGGTCAGCTCGATACCGCGCGCGACCGTGTGGCCGATGTTGACGTTGCCGCTCACGCCGAGCAGCGCGATCGCCTGCTGCAAACTCAGACCCGGGCACTGCGTCTGGATCACGTTCGCGTACGGCGTCGGATCGAAGCCCGGCAAGCTGACGCTGGAAAGCGGCGCCGTCGTGCCGTAGATCTGGCCGAAGAGGTTCGTACTGTAGAGAGTCAGCTGAGCGGTCGAATCGCTGGAGAACCTGTGACCGTAGCTCGCCTCTTCATCCGTGGCCTGTTCGGGCTTCAGGGCCGTCGAGGGCGTGTTGCCCACGGAGTTCAGGGCCGAACATGAGACGCCGCCTCCGGAGAACGCTCCGACCGACGCGGGTGAGAACGGCTGGTCGAGCATGTCCGGCGTCGGCTGGGTCGACGTACGTCCGATTGCCACACGATAGACGTCGCTCGGCTTGTTGAGGACGAAGGCGATTCGCGGATCGACGTACGACGTGTTCGTGATCGTCGAGTGCTTGAACCACGTATTGAGGTACGTCGTCAGATCGCTGGCGGGCGCGTGATACGCGTCGCGCAAGAAGAACGCGGTATCGTGCGTGATCGGCCCAGCCTCGGTGAACGCCGGCGTCGATGTCGGCGTATAGTTCCGGTACAGAGACGCGGTGTTCTCGTAGAAGAAGCCGAACCCGAGGTCGTTCGCCGTCGCGTCGATATCGTCGGACACGGACATTCCGGAATTCGTGTCGTTGTTGACGTACCAGAACGGGCTGCCGTACGGCAATGCGAACGTCCGGTCGTAGTTGTGGTGGTAGATATTTCCGAACGTATCGATCACGAAGCTATTGTTGCCCGCGCTTTTGTCGTACTTGAGATCGTAGTCATCGCTATGGTACGCCTGCCACGCGGGGCCGGCGCCTTGATAGCCGTAATTCGCGAGCGCGAACGATTGAGGCGTCTGGCACTTACTGCCTCCGTCGGGCTGGCCGTTAGGCCCGAAGCCCGGCGTTCCGCCGCCGTTACCCGTTTGGACGGTGAACTCGTTCGGATTGCCCTGGTTGCATGAGTCGGTTCCCGACTGGATCGCCGATTGAAGGTTCGCTTCACCGGACGCTAACTCGACCTGGTACGGCAGATAGTCGTTGTCGCCGTTGCCGGTCTTGTTATCCCATTCCGCGCTCCCGAGCACGTCGGCCGTGAGGTGCGAAGTCTCGCTGAAGTTGTAGCGAAGCTTTGCCAGCGCACTCCGATTGATGAAGCCGGTATCGTCGACGTACACACCGAGCGCGCGTACCGCGGGGTCGGTCGCGTACTGGTCGTAGGCGGCCGACGCCTGATACATCGAGTCGTTTCTTATAGGCCCGTCGAGTCCCTGAGTGCCGAGGGCAAACGCATAACCGAGCTTTCCACCCGGCTGCGTTCCTGTGGCCTGGATCGAAGTCGCCAGCTTATCCCACGTGCCCCACGACTGGCTGACAGTGATCTGCGGCGTCACCGTCGGATCGAGCGTCTCCATGTTGACGACGCCGCCGATCGCGTCGATACCGTACAGATCGCTTCCGCCCGAGCCGTAGAACACGTCGACGGCACGCAGACCGAAGACCGGCGACAGTTCGAAATTGAAGTTAGATCGCGGGCCCATCGGGTGGCCGTCGATCATCGCGAGCGTCTCAAAGCTGCCGATGCCCCGGATATTGAGCGAGGTGTCGTCACCAGGTTGTGCGACATTGCTTCCGACGACGCCCGGCAGTTGCTGTAGGTAGTCCGACACCCTGTAGAACCCTTGCTGCTGCAAAGGTTCGGCGGACACGGCTTTGTAGATGAGCGACGCCTTTTGCAGCGTCGCGGACGCGTGGATGGTGGTCACGCCGAGCACACGAGTGCTCTGCGATAGACCCGAGCCGCGCTGCAGAGAGAGGGTCAGCGGAGCCTTTGGGAGTCCCACGTCGACGTGGAACGGCTCCGACTCTGTCGTCACGTATCCGTTCAAATACATCAAGAGGTTGTAGTAGCCCGGCATGAGGCCGGTCAACTGGAAATCGCCCTGCTTGTCGGACGTCGAAGCCGTGATCGTCGGTCCCTCGGTCTGGACGAGAACGCCCGAAAGCGCCAGGCCCGTGGCGGCATCAATGATTTTCCCGCTCACGGTGCCGGGCGCTGCGGCGCTCGCGCTGCCGAAACCCGCTACGAATAATGAAAGGCATGTCAAAAGGCCGATGATCACCGGCGCCTTCGATGGTTGCATAGGATCGGTACTCCCTTTCACCAGATGGTCCAGATGGTCGCGCCAAACGGCGCAGTCCGCCCCGTACTGTGCTCGAGTCAATCGTGACCCTTGCGCCTTTAGACCAAGTGATAAGAACATTAAGAAGCCTTTAGATAGCTTAATACTGGTGGAGAGGCGCGCGAGCAGACGCTGTCGGAATCGCTCCATGTTTTGCGCCTACGTCAAAGAGGAGAACTACGACGATGCCGATCGTTCCGGCGCTCCCGCCGCACCAGATCCCGATCGTGAGCCATTTCGACTACGTGACGGTCGACGCCGAGAGGCGGCGGATCTACGCCGCGCATTCAGGCAGCAACAGCCTGACGGTCGTCAATGCCGACTCCGGCGCAGTGCTGGGTCAAGTCGAGACGGGGAGCGTCCACGGCAACGCCGTCGATGAGACGACCGGCGACGTCTTCACCGGCGACGGCGATTCGGGCACCGTTTCCGAGGTCGACCCGGCGAAGATGACCGTGCTCAACAGCATCGACATCGGCCACCCGATCGACGCGATCGCCTACGATCCGAAGACGCATCGGATCTTCGCGGACGAAGACGGCGGCACGCGCGTGTTCGTCGTCGACGCGCGCTCGTTCAAACTCGTCGGCACCGTGACGATCCCAGGGCACGACCTCGAATATCTCGCGGTCGACCCGGACCGGCCTATCCTCTACCAGAACATCCCCGATCACGACGAGTACATCGAGATCGACACGCAGTCGCTCGCGATCGTCAAAGTCGTGCAAACGCCGGAGTTGACGAAGAACCATCCGCTGCAGTTCGACGCCGAATATCGAGAGGTGGTCGTCGGCGGCAAGAACGGCGTGCTCTCGGTCTACGGTGCAGACGGCGCGAAGATCGGCCAGACGAGCATGCCCAGGGGAGTCGACCAATGCGACCTCGATCAAGGCACGCACGTTCTCGCATGCGCGGGCGACGGCAAATTGTGGACGGTGAAGATCGAGAAGGGCGCAGCGCCGCACCTTATGAGTGAAGTCGATACGGGCCACCCCATCCACACGGCCGCCGTCGACCCGAAGACCCACCGCATTTGGACGGTCTGGGCCGGACCGAACGGCGACTTCGTCCAGGCTTTCGAGGAACGCTGATGGCAAGCCGATTCATCCGACTGCTCGGCCACGCGCGCTGGTTCGCGGCCCTTTTGCTGCTGCTCGCGACTACGCCGCTTCGAGCCAACGCACTCGGCATGTTGCCGGACGGCCGAATCGTCACGCCGGCAGGCTTCACGATTCCCGTTGAAGGCTTCGCGTCATCGGAGGCGCTGTCGCCCGACGGCAGATGGCTCGCGGTGCTATCGCAGGACGGCGGCGCGGTCGACGTCATCTCGACGGGTGAAGACGCTCGGCTCGTCGATCGTCTGCCGACGCCCTTCGCGAGCGGCATGACGTGGACGAGCGACGGGATCTACGTGACGCGCGGCTACACCGGACTCGTCACTCGTTACACGTATTCGCCCGATCTCTCGCAGGACGCGCCCGCGTTCACCAAACGAGATGATCTCCACGTCGGCGGGCTCGTCAACGGCGTCAGCGAAGACCCGGCGACGCATCGACTGATCGTCGCGCGCACGGCGCTTCGCGAAGTCGACGTCATCGACGATGTCACCGGCAACGTCCTTCGCCGGCTCCATGCGAGTGGGCAGCCGTTCTCCGTGGGCCTCAGCGGCGGAACGATCGTCGCGACGCTCTACGACAGCGACCACGTCGATCTATTCACAAGCGCCTCGACCTCGCCGGTGCGCGTCGCAGCCGGCCCGCATCCCACCGCGCTGCTCATCAGCGGCGGTACCGCGTTCGTCGCGAACGCCGATGGACACACGCTGAGCGCGATCGGCGTCCAGACGAGATCCGACCGCACGATCGATCTGACGCTCGGCTCCGATCCGTATGCCGGCCAGACGCCGTCGGGCATGGCGATCTCGGATGATGGCCGCCAGCTTTTCGTCACGGAATCGGGCTTCGACGACGTCGCTATCGTCGACGTCGCGAGCGGCAAAGTCACCGCGCGCATTCCGACCGGATGGTATCCGATGGCGGTGCTCTACCGGAACATCTCGACCATCGACGATGATCCTCGACTTAAACCGCAGCTCTGGATCCTGAGCGCGCAAGGCTTCGGCCCGCAGCCGAATCCGGGAAGCGAGTGGAACGGCTGGTATACCGGAATCGTCCAGCACCTGATCGTCGATCCGACCCAGCTCGCCGCTTGGACGAGAACCGTAGCGCAAGACAACCACTTCGACGTCGCGACGGGGCGAGCGACGCTCCCGCCGGTCAAGCACGTCGTCTTCATCGTCGAGGAGAACAAGCACTTCGACGAAGTGTTCGGCGACGAACCGCGCGCCGACGCGGACCCGACGCTCCTGCTCTACGGCCGCAAGTTCACGCCGAACGCGCACGCGCTCGCGGAGCGTTACGTGATGTTCGACCGCTTCATGGGCAACGGACAGGCGAGCATCTACGGCCACTCGTGGACGACGCAGGGCTTTGCGAACGACTACCTCCAGCGCAACGCGCATACGCCCGACGATCCGGCGTCGAAGACGG
The Candidatus Eremiobacteraceae bacterium DNA segment above includes these coding regions:
- a CDS encoding alkaline phosphatase family protein produces the protein MASRFIRLLGHARWFAALLLLLATTPLRANALGMLPDGRIVTPAGFTIPVEGFASSEALSPDGRWLAVLSQDGGAVDVISTGEDARLVDRLPTPFASGMTWTSDGIYVTRGYTGLVTRYTYSPDLSQDAPAFTKRDDLHVGGLVNGVSEDPATHRLIVARTALREVDVIDDVTGNVLRRLHASGQPFSVGLSGGTIVATLYDSDHVDLFTSASTSPVRVAAGPHPTALLISGGTAFVANADGHTLSAIGVQTRSDRTIDLTLGSDPYAGQTPSGMAISDDGRQLFVTESGFDDVAIVDVASGKVTARIPTGWYPMAVLYRNISTIDDDPRLKPQLWILSAQGFGPQPNPGSEWNGWYTGIVQHLIVDPTQLAAWTRTVAQDNHFDVATGRATLPPVKHVVFIVEENKHFDEVFGDEPRADADPTLLLYGRKFTPNAHALAERYVMFDRFMGNGQASIYGHSWTTQGFANDYLQRNAHTPDDPASKTDWRVPYSIWPYARAGEDTLTPAQMDFDWFRDLTALPGGPRTNVSAIFGPRGELIDELQRKGVSYRVYGEQMTMRADGRIDAGLPQHADTEYPGAHIDFSVLDTQRAKLFLADVAAHGLAAYSYVTLPTDHTAGAKAGFYTPASYVANNDLALGEIIAGLSKRADWRDTVVFVTMDDPQGTGDHVDSHRMPAFAIGPYMRRSYVDDTRYDIPSILRTVELFYGLAPLNMYDAEATPITAAFAQAPDVSAYSAIPSNIPVTKNPGKAASLWMDLDGPDSAQIPAQEWASVRGH
- a CDS encoding TonB-dependent receptor, with protein sequence MQPSKAPVIIGLLTCLSLFVAGFGSASAAAPGTVSGKIIDAATGLALSGVLVQTEGPTITASTSDKQGDFQLTGLMPGYYNLLMYLNGYVTTESEPFHVDVGLPKAPLTLSLQRGSGLSQSTRVLGVTTIHASATLQKASLIYKAVSAEPLQQQGFYRVSDYLQQLPGVVGSNVAQPGDDTSLNIRGIGSFETLAMIDGHPMGPRSNFNFELSPVFGLRAVDVFYGSGGSDLYGIDAIGGVVNMETLDPTVTPQITVSQSWGTWDKLATSIQATGTQPGGKLGYAFALGTQGLDGPIRNDSMYQASAAYDQYATDPAVRALGVYVDDTGFINRSALAKLRYNFSETSHLTADVLGSAEWDNKTGNGDNDYLPYQVELASGEANLQSAIQSGTDSCNQGNPNEFTVQTGNGGGTPGFGPNGQPDGGSKCQTPQSFALANYGYQGAGPAWQAYHSDDYDLKYDKSAGNNSFVIDTFGNIYHHNYDRTFALPYGSPFWYVNNDTNSGMSVSDDIDATANDLGFGFFYENTASLYRNYTPTSTPAFTEAGPITHDTAFFLRDAYHAPASDLTTYLNTWFKHSTITNTSYVDPRIAFVLNKPSDVYRVAIGRTSTQPTPDMLDQPFSPASVGAFSGGGVSCSALNSVGNTPSTALKPEQATDEEASYGHRFSSDSTAQLTLYSTNLFGQIYGTTAPLSSVSLPGFDPTPYANVIQTQCPGLSLQQAIALLGVSGNVNIGHTVARGIELTGRQRWSTRFFTDYSYDTQSSFLQSNDPSLVNPADGGSLFFIPGSQLPNVPLHKYSYSFDYTFGGSLEARIDTYHYSVNNSNNLPAYSYSNLDISKPLGNSTVSVDFDNLFNQDADFRNMVGLGVPLPLNHFAQASDYQQYFGAGATELFHLPYRTFEIHYTTKIR